In Penicillium oxalicum strain HP7-1 chromosome VII, whole genome shotgun sequence, one DNA window encodes the following:
- a CDS encoding Flavohemoprotein: MGSVATLNPEQIEVIKATVPVLVAHGNTITKVFYENMLQAHPELNNVFNIPNQRNGHQPRSLAGALFAYAANIDKLSALGPAVELICNKHASLCIQPEQYQIVGKFLLEAMGEVLGDAFSPEIKDAWAVAYWQLADIMIGRERQIYDQSNGWTTWREFKIVDKVQESEEITSFYLAPVDGKPLPSFQPGQYLSLRINVPELHCLQPRQYSLSDKPNQEYYRISVKKEKGLPATGTAAASHPGYVSNLLHDRYNKGDIVEVSHPCGDFFLSATAAEPSAPIVLISAGVGLTPMTSILNTLMSKPASAERKLHFIHGARSSAVRAFRDQLTALKQKHPEFQVTLFTSHPDETEKEGVDYDYRGRVDLNKLDAEKALFTDIPSTEYYVCGPDSFMTGVQAALIEKGVSSDRIKMELFGTGGVA; this comes from the coding sequence ATGGGTTCTGTCGCCACTTTAAATCCCGAGCAAATCGAGGTCATCAAGGCCACCGTGCCTGTGTTGGTCGCACACGGTAACACTATTACGAAAGTGTTCTACGAGAACATGCTCCAGGCCCACCCGGAGCTGAACAATGTCTTCAACATACCTAACCAGCGAAATGGACACCAGCCCCGTTCCTTGGCTGGTGCGCTCTTTGCTTACGCAGCAAATATCGACAAATTGAGCGCCCTAGGTCCCGCCGTGGAACTCATCTGCAACAAGCACGCTTCACTCTGCATCCAGCCGGAACAATATCAGATTGTCGGCAAGTTTCTTCTAGAGGCAATGGGCGAGGTGCTCGGCGATGCCTTCTCTCCTGAAATCAAGGATGCATGGGCAGTTGCCTACTGGCAGCTCGCCGACATCATGATCGGCCGCGAGAGGCAAATTTACGACCAGAGCAATGGCTGGACGACCTGGCGCGAGTTCAAGATTGTCGACAAAGTTCAAGAGTCGGAAGAGATCACCTCATTCTACCTTGCACCCGTCGACGGCAAGCCTTTGCCGTCCTTTCAGCCTGGACAATATCTGTCACTGCGAATCAACGTCCCGGAACTGCATTGCTTACAGCCTCGTCAGTACTCGCTCAGCGACAAGCCCAACCAAGAATACTACCGCATCAGCGtcaaaaaggagaaggggcTCCCCGCGACTGGAACCGCAGCGGCCTCCCACCCGGGCTACGTGTCGAATCTTTTGCACGACCGATACAACAAGGGAGACATCGTTGAGGTTTCTCATCCCTGTGgagatttcttcttgtccGCCACAGCCGCAGAGCCGTCTGCCCCGATAGTCCTCATCTCTGCCGGCGTTGGCCTGACCCCCATGACCTCCATCCTAAACACGTTGATGTCCAAGCCCGCCTCCGCGGAACGAAAATTGCATTTCATCCATGGCGCTCGCTCTTCTGCCGTTCGTGCGTTCCGAGACCAGCTCACTGCGCTGAAGCAGAAACATCCCGAATTCCAGGTCACCCTTTTCACCAGCCACCCGGACGAGACCGAAAAGGAAGGTGTGGATTATGACTACAGGGGCCGGGTCGACTTGAATAAACTGGATGCGGAGAAGGCTTTGTTCACGGATATTCCTTCTACGGAGTATTACGTGTGCGGCCCAGACTCCTTCATGACTGGCGTGCAGGCCGCATTGATAGAGAAGGGAGTCAGTTCAGATCGCATCAAGATGGAGCTCTTCGGCACGGGTGGTGTGGCTTGA
- a CDS encoding Aquaporin-1 yields the protein MVNFYKRYASDASTIGAPSHGSHGGSRRTQLPMLAIPDRNRFNLLCMLGEFIGTFLFLFFSFAGTQISNTPAPAPGSDPNTSNLLFASLSFGFALTVNVWAFFRVTGGLFNPAVTLALCLVGGLPITRGLMVIPAQLLGGIAAAGVVSALFPGPLTVATRLGGGASISQGLFIEMFLTAQLVFVIAMLAVVKHKSTYLAPIGIGLTFFVCEMVGIYYTGGSLNPARSLGPDVINRSFPGYHWIYWVGPLLGSLLASGFFALLKMVRFENINPGQDFNEWEKMAHADLTNWNPNRSMSDPIHNGHEFYGPGGQGQNGETNIQAPGAAAAPPSDNHV from the exons ATGGTTAATTTCTACAAGCGATATGCCTCTGATGCATCTACCATAGGAGCACCCAGTCATGGGAGTCATGGGGGTAGCCGGCGCACACAGCTGCCCATGCTGGCGATCCCTGACCGAAACCGGTTCAATCTTCTTTGCATGCTTGGAGAGTTTATCGGAAcatttctatttcttttcttttcctttgcgGGTACCCAGATCTCCAACACTCCCGCGCCTGCTCCGGGATCAGATCCAAACACCTCCAACTTGCTCTTTGCCTCGCTCTCGTTCGGGTTTGCCTTGACAGTGAACGTGTGGGCTTTCTTCCGTGTGACCGGTGGCCTGTTTAACCCTGCA GTGACCCTCGCTCTTTGCCTCGTGGGTGGTCTACCGATAACACGAGGATTGATGGTCATCCCTGCGCAGCTGCTCGGTGGTATCGCCGCTGCTGGGGTTGTCAGTGCTCTCTTTCCTGGCCCTCTTACCGTCGCGACACGTCTGGGTGGTGGTGCCTCTATCTCGCAAGGCTTGTTCATTGAAATGTTCTTGACCGCACAGCTTGTGTTTGTCATTGCGATGCTGGCAGTTGTCAAGCACAAGTCGACATACCTGGCCCCTATTGGCATTGGTCTGACCTTCTTTGTCTGCGAAATGGTTG GTATCTACTACACCGGTGGCTCTCTGAACCCTGCCCGGTCCCTCGGACCCGACGTGATCAATCGTAGCTTCCCTGGATACCACTGGATTTATTGGGTTGGACCGTTATTGGGCTCCCTGCTCGCTTCAGGGTTCTTCGCTTTGCTCAAGATGGTCCGCTTTGAGAACATCAACCCTGGCCAGGACTTCAATGAGTGGGAGAAAATGGCCCACGCAGATCTCACCAATTGGAACCCGAACAGGTCCATGAGTGATCCGATCCACAACGGGCATGAGTTCTACGGCCCTGGAGGTCAAGGTCAGAATGGTGAGACAAACATCCAGGCTCCCGGggcggctgctgctcctccaTCAGATAATCACGTCTAA